A window of the Trichoderma asperellum chromosome 6, complete sequence genome harbors these coding sequences:
- a CDS encoding uncharacterized protein (EggNog:ENOG41), with translation MENQYQVFYPFSREPEVQQDFRNYLQKKKIKKHISTERKHNLIRWLTDNDAKPQSQKDYSLRNYASKTYKWDGDKRILWGIGKSENGGKSGKTKKTKKGWKGSKGSKGGKCQDRVVVTEDEILDVVEKIHMSNDHGGWDATWDEVSSKYCGIVRSDVIFLLKRCYICQLNPRKHSRRNAALDEAPASSSSLATPSSEQQASEEQQPSYGQQAPEQQDFDQILDQISQQTFDYNFGNDNYQCGSFEGLDQLWNEEVPDIEMADMDPSLFNNDFQDLMMYSYPPPEEASGSHTYPYDFNFMQDSV, from the coding sequence ATGGAGAATCAATATCAAGTGTTTTACCCATTCAGTAGAGAACCCGAGGTTCAGCAGGATTTTAGGAACTACctccaaaagaagaagatcaagaagCACATATCCACAGAGAGAAAGCATAATTTAATTCGATGGCTTACTGACAACGACGCCAAGCCCCAGTCGCAGAAGGATTACTCTCTACGAAACTACGCATCCAAGACGTATAAATGGGATGGTGACAAGCGTATCCTCTGGGGTATTGGAAAGAGTGAAAATGGAGGAAAGAGTGGGAAgaccaagaagaccaagaaagGTTGGAAGGGTAGCAAGGGTAGCAAGGGTGGGAAGTGCCAAGACAGGGTGGTTGTCACTGAGGATGAGATCTTGGATGTGGTAGAAAAAATCCACATGTCGAATGATCATGGGGGGTGGGATGCCACCTGGGATGAAGTCAGCAGCAAATACTGTGGGATTGTGAGGTCAGATGTCATCTTCCTTCTGAAGAGGTGCTACATCTGCCAGTTAAACCCGCGCAAACATTCCAGGAGGAATGCGGCCCTTGATGAGGCCCCTGCATCAAGTTCATCTCTCGCAACGCCATCGTCAGAGCAGCAAGCCTCGGAAGAACAGCAACCGTCATACGGGCAGCAAGCCCCTGAGCAGCAAGATTTTGATCAAATTCTTGACCAGATCTCTCAGCAGACCTTCGATTACAACTTCGGCAACGACAACTACCAATGTGGTAGCTTTGAAGGACTGGATCAGCTTTGGAACGAAGAGGTGCCAGACATTGAGATGGCCGATATGGATCCTTCATTGTTCAACAATGACTTCCAGGATCTCATGATGTATTCCTACCCGCCTCCCGAGGAGGCTTCGGGCAGCCACACTTACCCCTACGACTTTAATTTCATGCAAGACTCGGTGTAA
- a CDS encoding uncharacterized protein (EggNog:ENOG41~TransMembrane:4 (i132-148o160-189i351-370o376-397i)), translating to MAASDQNSGSSVSALSSEPDIIESYEEEVPTASHALAEESIQADAEHKGASQTEHDEIEVRNIGWNKELHHVPQPVVGGLRNEELWVLIRRFNKQIFEVRSIETAPLADLDMNIAEDEVFSPEKLRAQLERLYMTVIVSVICLWKHIVRLRSWRETKRTAVFLAVYSIAWLFDLLIPVGVVFLMALIAYPPARTICFPPVPPSIVDSKTGGVQKPPSGVLASDNSITGAPEKHQGEGVEQEAHSFVNSIASVCAGVVISTSAGKHPQGDPHDDNTAPDPTNIAADISNAKDAADGKETNTEQDRTKTPVSNIVWTRTGPIMHMISEVVDTWERFGNALSPTPPFPVEQPRMALAACLLPPLLLSFFVSSYMLLKGIAFGVGFLFFGDPVITPALQYVNRRYPRWQKFIELRNTVLRGIPTNAQLAVTLLRIGERNKVPIPPPPSSDAPPPVKIDPEAAEQVDYLGVTDEEAREALHPDLDHAKEVKDDSQQRKPKRSHRFVNFLKGTAKGGVETALTADKAKAAVGAAHARNRLGVVNKRPVDDLPSGPVCFPARCGGKKGHAYITATATSPALSWTSKIEDVNPAWTVAIEDISQLKKVGGLGWKSKIVVGWATQREVVDGLVVRTKDGKEYHLTAVMVRDELFNRLIAMGHQMWEAC from the exons ATGGCAGCGTCCGACCAAAACAGCGGCTCATCCGTCTCTGCCCTCAGCAGCGAGCCTGATATAATCGAAAGctatgaagaagaagtaccAACCGCCAGCCATGCCCTTGCCGAAGAAAGCATCCAGGCTGATGCCGAGCACAAGGGCGCCAGCCAAACCGAGCACGATGAGATCGAGGTGAGGAATATCGGATGGAACAAGGAGCTGCACCATGTTCCGCAGCCGGTGGTTGGCGGGCTGAGAAACGAAGAGCTGTGGGTTTTGATACGACGCTTCAACAAGCAGATTTTCGAGGTCAGGAGCATCGAGACGGCGCCGCTGGCCGATCTGGACATGAACATTGCGGAGGACGAGGTGTTTTCTCCGGAGAAGCTGCGCGCGCAACTGGAACGTCTCTACATGACCGTCATCGTGTCTGTGATTTGTCTGTGGAAGCACATTGTGCGCCTTCGGTCGTGGCgagaaacaaagagaacGGCAGTCTTCCTGGCCGTGTATAGCATTGCGTGGCTGTTTGACCTGCTTATTCCCGTCGGAGTCGTTTTCCTCATGGCCTTGATTGCCTATCCACCGGCGCGAACCATCTGCTTTCCTCCTGTGCCGCCATCAATTGTCGACTCCAAAACAGGAGGCGTGCAGAAGCCGCCGTCAGGAGTCCTCGCATCGGACAACTCCATCACCGGCGCTCCTGAAAAGCACCAAGGCGAAGGCGTCGAACAGGAGGCGCATAGCTTTGTCAACAGCATCGCATCGGTATGTGCTGGC GTAGTCATCAGCACGAGTGCAGGAAAGCACCCGCAAGGCGACCCCCACGACGACAATACGGCTCCAGACCCCACAAACATCGCAGCAGACATATCAAATGCCAAGGACGCTGCAGATGGGAAAGAGACCAATACGGAACAGGACAGGACAAAGACGCCTGTTTCCAACATTGTCTGGACCAGAACGGGGCCCATCATGCACATGATTTCGGAAGTTGTTGATACCTGGGAGCGGTTTGGCAATGCCCTCAGTCCAACGCCTCCATTCCCGGTTGAGCAGCCGAGaatggccttggcggcgTGTCTTTTGCCTCCGTTGCTGCTGTCCTTCTTTGTATCCTCGTATATGTTGCTCAAAGGCATCGCATTTGGTGTTgggtttctcttctttggcgaCCCCGTCATTACACCAGCGCTACAGTATGTCAATCGCAGATATCCACGATGGCAGAAATTCATCGAGCTGCGAAATACGGTTCTACGAGGCATACCAACCAACGCGCAGCTTGCCGTTACCCTGCTACGTATCGGCGAGAGGAACAAGGTGCCAATCCCTCCGCCACCGTCTTCCGATGCGCCACCTCCAGTCAAGATTGATCCAGAGGCTGCGGAACAGGTCGACTATCTAG GTGTCACTGAtgaagaagcgagagaagCGCTACATCCCGACTTGGATCACGCGAAAGAAGTCAAAGACGACAGTCAACAGCGAAAGCCCAAACGTTCGCATCGTTTTGTCAACTTTCTGAAAGGCACCGCAAAGGGAGGCGTTGAAACGGCCCTCACCGCCgacaaagccaaagccgctGTTGGCGCTGCTCACGCACGAAATCGATTGGGCGTCGTGAACAAACGACCAGTTGACGACCTTCCATCCGGCCCAGTCTGCTTCCCCGCTCGATGTGGCGGTAAAAAGGGCCATGCATACATCACAGCAACCGCTACGAGCCCTGCGCTAAGTTGGACCTCCAAGATTGAGGACGTCAACCCGGCGTGGACAGTTGCCATTGAAGATATCAGCCAGCTGAAGAAGGTTGGAGGCTTGGGATGGAAGAGCAAGATTGTTGTAGGGTGGGCGACACAGAGAGAAGTTGTGGATGGACTGGTTGTGAGAACAAAGGACGGAAAGGAATATCACTTGACAGCGGTCATGGTTCGCGACGAGCTGTTCAACCGGCTGATTGCTATGGGCCATCAGATGTGGGAGGcgtgttga
- a CDS encoding uncharacterized protein (EggNog:ENOG41), which translates to MAPKKVLFTGATGYIGGSVLTLLQNSTHPDIKDLSYTVLVRKPEHAEYYKSQGMTPIIFKNLDEDSELLKKAASEHDIIINTASAARAIGARSLIEGLAERKKATGGPVWFIHTSGTSSIGNRPVSKVYTQEDAPFEFNDKTQDIHEYELKREAHDPYSQRTGDVATVQAGEEFDVPTYILMSPTIYGNGTGAFNKRSIQVPFLARRAVKKGYAEYIGEGAGIWDHAHIDDTAKVYELVLERLFAGENIPYGRKGIYFAGNGRHAWKDLSDGLAKAGFVAGVLKEDKARPIGLQEITDDTPNGNYQFLELGFASRSVTNAVLATEVLGWKPLKGEADWEKGFEEEIKAAMAE; encoded by the exons ATGGCTCCCAAGAAGGTCCTCTTCACCGGCGCAACAGGCTACAT TGGTGGCTCTGTTCTCACCCTCCTCCAAAACTCAACCCATCCCGACATTAAAGACCTTTCCTACACCGTCCTCGTTCGCAAGCCCGAGCATGCAGAGTACTACAAGTCTCAAGGCATGACGCCAATCATCTTCAAGAATCTCGACGAGGACTCGGAGCTtttgaagaaggcggccaGCGAGCatgacatcatcatcaacacagCCAGTGCTGCCAGAGCGATTGGCGCGAGGTCTCTTATTGAAGGACTGgcggagagaaagaaggccaCCGGCGGACCAGTCTGGTTCATCCAC ACATCCGGAACTTCAAGCATTGGCAACCGCCCCGTTAGCAAAGTCTATACTCAAGAAGATGCTCCCTTTGAATTCAACGACAAGACTCAGGACATCCACGAGTACGAACTGAAGCGCGAGGCACACGATCCTTACTCTCAGCGTACAGGCGATGTGGCCACTGTCCAGGCTGGCGAGGAATTCGACGTGCCGACATATATCCTCATGTCTCCCACCATTTATGGCAATGGCACTGGTGCATTCAACAAGCGTTCCATCCAGGTACCCTTCTTGGCTCGACGAGCAGTCAAGAAGGGATACGCCGAGTACATTGGCGAAGGCGCAGGAATTTGGGACCACGCTCACATCGACGACACAGCAAAGGTGTATGAACTGGTGCTGGAGAGGCTCTTTGCAGGAGAGAACATTCCTTATGGTAGAAAGGGCATTTACTTTGCTGGCAACGGACGCCATGCGTGGAAGGACCTTTCTGACGGACTCGCCAAGGCAGGATTTGTTGCCGGAGTGCTAAAGGAAGACAAGGCACGACCGATTGGACTGCAAGAGATCACAGATGATACTCCAAATGGAAACTACCAGTTCTTGGAGTTGGGATTTGCTTCAAGATCGGTTACAAATGCCGTTCTGGCAACAGAAGTGTTGGGATGGAAGCCATTGAAGGGAGAGGCAGATTGGGAGAAGGGATTCGAGGAGGAAATCAAGGCGGCAATGGCTGAGTAG
- a CDS encoding uncharacterized protein (EggNog:ENOG41): MPQTVWLVTGTTSGIGAALVDCIIARGDKIIASGRNVENKLGHLKSDNVALLELDVGAGKSVVEAQVKKAWEIFGHIDVLINNAGISAFKTAEDADDNFVNHLFQVNVFGQLHTSQAILPLFRAQGHGTISFTSSGCAWAGLPFLGHYCMTKAALSSFAESLHREVSHLGINCVAFDIGGFPTRLAQPREEDEGAASVKAESDSALALAVSEPYEGIFGQYTGLFVPDHSWVTPGDPNKAASAMVDVIQRQGVAAGRSWATRVVLGSDCLTYATKRRGEELQLLEKWKDVSVSTDAKEFVLKPEYEKYIVVTGVEE, translated from the exons ATGCCTCAAACCGTCTGGCTCGTCACCGGCACTACTTCCGGCATAGGCGCTGCCTTGGTTGACTGCATAATCGCTCGCGGGGACAAAATCATTGCCTCTGGGAGAAATGTCGAAAATAAGCTCGGCCACCTCAAGTCCGACAACGTTGCTTTGCTAGAACTCGATGTCGGGGCTGGAAAGTCAGTTGTGGAAGCCCAGGTGAAGAAGGCGTGGGAGATTTTCGGCCACATTGATGTTTTGATCAACAATGCCGGTATATCTGCATTCAAAACCGCTGAAGATGCCGA CGACAACTTTGTCAACCATCTATTCCAGGTCAACGTCTTCGGCCAACTTCACACATCTCAAGCCATCCTGCCTCTCTTCCGCGCTCAAGGCCACGGCACCATCTCATTCACTTCTTCGGGCTGTGCTTGGGCGGGCCTCCCTTTCCTGGGCCACTACTGCATGACTAAAGCTGCTCTGAGCTCGTTTGCCGAGAGCTTGCACAGGGAAGTTTCTCATCTGGGCATCAATTGCGTTGCTTTCGATATTGGCGGCTTTCCAACTCGTCTGGCACAACCccgtgaggaagatgagggtgCTGCTTCTGTCAAAGCAGAATCTGACTCTGCTCTTGCATTGGCTGTATCTGAGCCATATGAAGGCATCTTTGGGCAGTACACTGGACTCTTCGTCCCGGATCATTCGTGGGTTACCCCCGGCGATCCTAACAAAGCAGCATCCGCAATGGTGGACGTTATCCAGCGTCAGGGTGTTGCAGCGGGCCGTTCTTGGGCGACGCGGGTTGTTTTGGGATCAGACTGCTTAACTTATGCAACGAAAAGACGAGGGGAGGAACTCCAGCTTTTGGAGAAATGGAAAGATGTTAGCGTCAGCACTGATGCGAAGGAGTTTGTCCTCAAGCCCGAGTACGAAAAGTATATTGTCGTTACCGGAGTAGAAGAGTGA